A window of Nitrospirota bacterium contains these coding sequences:
- the lepB gene encoding signal peptidase I: MQRKRKRVIFEYLEAIVTALILALFIRAYFVQAFKIPTGSMIPTLLVGDHILVNKIIYGVKLPFSDKHILVIKKPKKGDIIVFKYPEDPKRDFIKRVIATEGDVIESKNKVIYVNGKLVQESYVQHADTTTRPAGIEPRDNFGPLIVPKDRYFVMGDNRDQSYDSRFWGYVEFKDIKGKAFIIYWSWDREKKLPRFGRFAHLVN, translated from the coding sequence TGCAGAGAAAACGAAAAAGAGTTATCTTCGAATATCTCGAGGCAATCGTCACTGCGCTCATCCTTGCCCTATTCATAAGGGCATACTTCGTTCAGGCATTCAAGATACCTACTGGCTCGATGATTCCAACACTGCTTGTCGGAGACCACATATTAGTCAATAAGATTATCTACGGAGTGAAACTCCCCTTTAGCGACAAGCACATCTTGGTCATCAAAAAACCAAAAAAAGGAGATATAATAGTCTTTAAATACCCGGAGGACCCCAAAAGGGACTTTATCAAAAGGGTTATTGCAACTGAGGGTGATGTAATTGAATCCAAAAATAAGGTAATATATGTAAATGGAAAGCTGGTTCAAGAATCCTATGTTCAACATGCAGACACCACAACAAGACCTGCTGGAATCGAGCCGAGAGATAACTTTGGACCCCTCATTGTCCCGAAGGACAGGTACTTTGTGATGGGAGACAACCGTGACCAGAGCTACGATAGCAGGTTCTGGGGTTATGTGGAATTTAAAGACATAAAGGGCAAGGCATTCATTATATACTGGTCATGGGATAGGGAAAAGAAACTTCCAAGATTTGGAAGGTTTGCCCATCTGGTGAACTGA